In Candidatus Gastranaerophilales bacterium, a single window of DNA contains:
- a CDS encoding 1-deoxy-D-xylulose-5-phosphate synthase, with translation MILDKIDSPQDLKELSVAEMDELSAEMRNCILKRVNTIGGHLGPDLGIVEASIAMHYVFNSPVDKFVFDVSHQCYPHKMLTGRKEGFTTADKYFSVSGYSNPEESEHDHFIIGHTSTSVSLATGLAKARDLKGEKYNVIALIGDGSLSGGEAYEGLNNAAVLGSNIIIVVNDNEMSIAENHGGLYENLKLLRKTNGKSELNFFKALGFDYHYVENGNDIKLMISAFENIKDSEKPTVLHIHTLKGKGYEPAVIDKEFYHWQMPGFMEPKNETITQVESYDSITTDYILNKQKNDKTVVAISPATPGATGFSKEFRSLLGDNYTDVGIAEEHAIAYSSAIAKNGGKPVLAILSSFVQRTYDQLSQDLCLNNSPATILVYWGGLSNADMTHLGSFDIPLISNIPNIVYLAPTTKEEYLAMLDWSVEQKEHPVAIRVPFGAFVSTGKKDETNYSLLNKYETVEQGDKVAIIAVGNFFNLGVAVKTELQKKLGINATLINPKFLTGTDEELLNSLKNNHQVVVTLESGILDGGFGQKIASFYGPTDMKVLNFGGKKEFTDRVPMEVLFEKYHLTPELIVDDVKKVL, from the coding sequence ATGATATTAGACAAAATTGATTCACCACAAGATTTGAAAGAACTTTCAGTTGCTGAAATGGATGAGCTTTCGGCTGAAATGAGAAATTGTATTTTAAAAAGAGTAAATACGATAGGGGGCCACTTGGGTCCGGATTTAGGAATAGTTGAGGCGTCAATTGCGATGCACTATGTATTTAATTCGCCTGTCGACAAGTTTGTATTTGATGTTTCCCATCAATGTTATCCTCATAAAATGTTGACAGGCAGAAAAGAGGGCTTTACAACAGCTGATAAATATTTCTCTGTTTCGGGCTATTCAAATCCTGAAGAAAGTGAACATGACCATTTCATAATTGGACATACTTCAACATCGGTAAGTTTGGCTACAGGATTGGCTAAAGCAAGAGATTTGAAGGGTGAAAAATACAACGTAATTGCTTTAATCGGCGATGGCTCTTTAAGTGGCGGAGAGGCTTACGAGGGGCTTAATAATGCAGCTGTCTTGGGGTCAAACATTATTATTGTTGTCAATGACAACGAAATGTCTATTGCTGAAAATCATGGCGGCTTGTATGAAAATTTAAAATTGCTAAGAAAAACTAATGGAAAATCAGAGCTTAATTTCTTTAAGGCTTTAGGGTTTGATTATCATTATGTTGAGAATGGAAATGATATAAAATTGATGATTTCGGCTTTTGAAAATATTAAAGATTCTGAAAAACCTACGGTTTTACATATTCACACCTTAAAAGGTAAAGGATATGAACCTGCTGTGATTGATAAAGAATTTTATCATTGGCAAATGCCTGGATTTATGGAGCCTAAAAATGAAACAATAACACAAGTTGAAAGCTATGACAGTATAACTACTGATTATATTTTGAACAAACAAAAAAATGATAAAACTGTTGTTGCTATTTCGCCTGCAACTCCGGGTGCTACAGGATTTTCAAAAGAATTCAGAAGTTTGCTTGGCGACAATTATACAGATGTAGGAATTGCAGAGGAGCACGCAATCGCATATTCTTCAGCTATTGCAAAAAACGGCGGAAAACCTGTATTGGCGATATTGAGCTCCTTTGTTCAAAGAACGTATGACCAACTTTCACAAGATTTATGCTTAAATAACTCACCCGCAACCATTTTGGTATATTGGGGAGGGCTTTCAAATGCTGATATGACGCACTTGGGCTCTTTTGACATTCCTTTGATTAGCAATATTCCAAATATTGTTTATTTAGCTCCTACAACAAAGGAAGAGTATCTGGCTATGCTTGATTGGTCTGTTGAACAAAAAGAGCATCCTGTTGCAATAAGAGTGCCTTTTGGCGCATTTGTATCTACGGGTAAAAAGGATGAAACGAATTATTCCTTGTTAAATAAATATGAAACTGTTGAACAAGGTGATAAAGTTGCGATAATTGCTGTGGGAAATTTCTTTAATCTTGGAGTGGCTGTAAAGACAGAATTACAAAAGAAATTGGGAATAAATGCTACTTTGATAAATCCAAAATTCTTAACAGGTACTGATGAAGAACTTTTAAATTCACTAAAAAATAATCATCAAGTTGTAGTTACTTTAGAAAGTGGGATTTTAGATGGTGGCTTTGGACAAAAAATTGCAAGCTTTTATGGACCAACTGATATGAAAGTTTTAAATTTTGGCGGAAAGAAAGAATTTACAGATAGAGTTCCCATGGAGGTTTTATTTGAAAAATATCATTTGACTCCTGAATTAATTGTCGATGATGTTAAAAAGGTTCTATAG
- a CDS encoding Lrp/AsnC family transcriptional regulator: MRDELLTVIEKNSRIDLKELAVILGVEEIDVVNELAALENEGIICGYHTLINWEKTSIEKVTALIEVRVTPQRGQGFDNIAERIYNYPEVRAVYLISGGYDLLVTLEEKSLKEISSFVSDKLSTLNSVLSTATHFILKKYKDHGTVLSKKIEDKREVITP, from the coding sequence ATGAGAGACGAATTATTAACTGTAATTGAAAAAAACAGCAGAATTGATTTGAAAGAACTCGCTGTTATTCTTGGTGTAGAAGAAATTGATGTCGTTAATGAACTCGCCGCATTGGAAAATGAAGGTATAATTTGCGGTTATCATACTTTGATAAATTGGGAAAAAACATCTATCGAAAAGGTTACCGCATTGATAGAAGTAAGAGTCACGCCTCAACGTGGTCAAGGCTTTGATAACATTGCCGAAAGAATATATAACTATCCTGAGGTTAGAGCTGTCTATTTGATTTCAGGCGGATATGATTTACTTGTGACATTAGAAGAAAAATCATTGAAAGAAATTTCAAGTTTTGTTTCTGATAAATTATCTACGTTAAACAGTGTTTTGAGTACCGCTACTCATTTTATATTGAAAAAATACAAAGACCACGGTACGGTTTTGTCAAAGAAGATAGAAGATAAAAGAGAGGTAATTACTCCATGA
- a CDS encoding cupin domain-containing protein produces the protein MKQIIDPVFKTAELSENQYFVGLASAQTLVEIDDFNCPIWNVVFEAKSRNNWHKHPGGQILLVIDGEGYYQERGSSKKKITKGDVVKIPPDKEHWHGATENSKLVHLAIGANINLGIVEWLEPVSDEEYYS, from the coding sequence ATGAAACAAATAATTGACCCTGTTTTCAAAACGGCAGAATTGAGTGAAAATCAGTATTTTGTGGGGCTTGCCTCTGCCCAAACCTTGGTTGAAATTGATGACTTTAATTGTCCGATTTGGAATGTGGTATTTGAAGCAAAAAGCCGTAATAACTGGCATAAACACCCAGGCGGACAAATCTTGTTGGTTATAGATGGCGAAGGATACTATCAAGAAAGAGGAAGTTCAAAAAAGAAAATTACAAAAGGTGATGTCGTTAAAATTCCACCCGATAAAGAGCACTGGCATGGTGCAACTGAAAATTCTAAACTTGTTCATCTTGCGATAGGGGCAAATATCAACCTTGGTATTGTTGAATGGTTAGAGCCTGTTTCTGACGAAGAATACTATAGCTAA
- a CDS encoding VWA domain-containing protein, whose protein sequence is MNKRLIIIGIIILAISIIGKLLFVLSKNIKVDDFHKSAIIFVVDSSASNQKMLPKQIKYLKSFCSILDPEDEIKILNVSQKAYLIFEGSPSDSSGISKAVNTFTKYDENNYGTAYGEGLKKAFSHSLTMKKEGYVPAIVVIGDLANEGDTSTQINWDTLPSNVENVKKYAPDLAMMFVFAHPEKLDFVKTKLAPVLGEKRLIIATEQNSTKAQRKFLEAIGR, encoded by the coding sequence ATGAATAAAAGATTAATAATTATCGGAATTATAATATTAGCAATATCAATAATAGGGAAATTGTTATTTGTTCTTTCAAAAAATATTAAGGTAGATGATTTTCATAAATCAGCGATTATTTTTGTCGTTGATTCATCAGCATCTAACCAAAAAATGTTACCAAAACAAATAAAATATTTAAAATCATTTTGTTCTATTCTTGACCCAGAAGATGAAATAAAAATCTTAAACGTTTCGCAAAAAGCATATTTAATATTTGAAGGTTCCCCAAGTGATTCTTCAGGAATATCAAAAGCCGTAAATACATTTACTAAATATGATGAAAACAATTACGGAACAGCTTATGGCGAAGGGCTTAAAAAAGCATTTTCACATTCTTTAACAATGAAGAAAGAAGGATATGTTCCAGCAATAGTCGTAATCGGCGATTTGGCTAATGAAGGAGATACTTCAACTCAAATTAATTGGGATACTTTGCCGTCTAATGTTGAAAACGTCAAGAAATATGCACCTGACTTAGCTATGATGTTTGTTTTTGCTCATCCTGAAAAACTTGATTTTGTCAAAACAAAACTGGCACCTGTTTTAGGTGAAAAAAGACTCATCATTGCAACCGAGCAAAATTCAACAAAAGCTCAACGTAAATTTTTAGAAGCAATTGGAAGATAG
- a CDS encoding MerR family transcriptional regulator has protein sequence MYTIKEVSEKTGISEHTLRFWAKNELFPEISRNKNNIRMFNENDLAWVKMVNCLRSVGTEIKEVKKYIDLCLEGDSTIKERFEIIKNTKTNAIKKMEELKNQLELLDYKENYYKNLINNHLQDEWNPANQLTKCN, from the coding sequence ATGTACACAATAAAAGAAGTATCAGAAAAAACGGGAATATCTGAACATACACTCAGATTTTGGGCAAAAAATGAGCTATTTCCAGAAATATCAAGAAATAAAAATAATATCAGAATGTTTAACGAAAACGATTTGGCATGGGTAAAAATGGTTAATTGCCTTCGGAGCGTTGGGACAGAAATAAAAGAAGTAAAAAAATACATTGATTTGTGTCTTGAAGGTGATTCAACTATAAAAGAACGTTTTGAAATAATAAAAAATACAAAAACTAACGCCATAAAAAAAATGGAAGAATTAAAAAATCAACTTGAACTTTTAGACTATAAAGAAAATTATTATAAAAATCTTATAAACAACCACCTCCAAGATGAGTGGAATCCGGCAAACCAACTTACAAAATGCAATTAA